The following coding sequences are from one Chloroflexota bacterium window:
- a CDS encoding ATP-dependent Clp protease proteolytic subunit has translation MSDRLPESLVPMVIETTARGERAYDIYSLLLRERIIFLGTPISDQIANLIVAQLLYLSREDPERDIQVYINTPGGSVYAGLAIYDAMQMVPAPVSTWAVGVTASMGTVLLAAGDPGKRFALPHATIHMHPAGGGAQGYTPDVRIQYKELERVQTQLFNILSRHSGQAVEQIEADFDRDRWMTALEAKDYGLVDEVVGDTSGIVKVLQDEGEAEGKAKAEAEAEAKDEAKDEGEE, from the coding sequence ATGAGCGATAGACTGCCAGAATCGCTGGTGCCGATGGTGATTGAGACTACGGCGCGCGGCGAACGAGCTTACGATATATATTCACTGTTGCTTCGGGAACGCATTATCTTTTTGGGCACCCCCATTTCCGATCAGATCGCCAACTTGATTGTCGCCCAGTTGCTTTATCTTAGCCGGGAGGATCCGGAGCGCGACATCCAGGTTTACATCAATACGCCGGGTGGTTCGGTGTATGCCGGTCTTGCTATCTACGATGCGATGCAGATGGTGCCTGCGCCCGTGAGTACCTGGGCGGTGGGCGTCACAGCCAGCATGGGTACCGTGCTTCTGGCTGCGGGCGATCCCGGCAAACGCTTCGCTTTGCCCCATGCCACGATTCACATGCATCCGGCTGGCGGCGGTGCGCAGGGCTACACGCCCGATGTGCGCATCCAGTACAAAGAGCTGGAGCGCGTCCAGACCCAGCTGTTCAATATCCTTTCCAGGCATTCGGGCCAGGCTGTTGAACAGATCGAAGCGGACTTTGATCGCGATCGCTGGATGACGGCTCTCGAAGCCAAGGACTACGGCCTTGTCGACGAGGTGGTCGGCGATACCAGTGGCATCGTCAAAGTCCTTCAGGACGAAGGCGAAGCCGAAGGTAAAGCCAAAGCTGAAGCTGAAGCTGAAGCCAAAGACGAAGCCAAAGACGAAGGCGAAGAATAA
- the clpX gene encoding ATP-dependent Clp protease ATP-binding subunit ClpX → MTTCSFCQRTEEEVTRLIQGPDDVYICDQCVDLCAEILQEEQPVGDSEGQLPLERVPLPKEIVERLDQYVVGQDQAKKVLAVAVYNHYKRIASGTLFTDVELQKSNILLIGPTGCGKTLLAQTLARILDVPFTIADATNLTEAGYVGEDVENVLVGLLHASEWNIDRARMGIVYIDEIDKIARKQGDNPSITRDVSGEGVQQALLRMVEGAVINVPPQGGRKHPSQEYIKLDTKNILFVCGGAFSDLEEVVARRVEGPSRMGFGASGKKRLDPEQQKADLLRKVIADDLMKYGLIPEFVGRLPVNVSVDPLDKDALVLILTEPRHALVKQYQRLFSLDEVELIFTPDALEAVAEEAIKLKTGARGLRTILESVLLEVMYEIPSCPEVIKCVINADTIMQRSQPVLLAEGDRAIVWGQALQDTG, encoded by the coding sequence ATGACTACATGCTCTTTCTGCCAGCGCACCGAAGAAGAGGTCACCCGGCTAATCCAGGGACCTGACGATGTCTACATCTGCGACCAGTGCGTGGATCTATGTGCTGAGATCCTGCAGGAAGAGCAGCCTGTCGGTGATTCAGAAGGGCAACTGCCCTTGGAACGGGTTCCCTTGCCCAAGGAGATAGTCGAGCGCCTGGATCAGTATGTCGTTGGCCAGGACCAGGCAAAAAAGGTTCTGGCCGTCGCTGTTTACAATCACTATAAGCGCATTGCCTCCGGCACGCTTTTCACCGATGTCGAACTTCAGAAAAGCAATATCCTGTTGATTGGGCCAACCGGATGTGGCAAGACCTTGCTGGCCCAGACCCTGGCTCGTATCCTGGACGTTCCCTTTACGATTGCAGACGCTACCAACCTTACCGAGGCGGGTTACGTCGGGGAGGACGTGGAGAACGTTTTGGTTGGTCTGCTGCATGCCTCTGAATGGAATATCGACCGCGCCAGGATGGGGATCGTCTATATTGACGAGATCGATAAGATCGCGCGCAAGCAGGGCGACAATCCCTCTATCACCCGCGATGTGTCAGGTGAGGGGGTGCAGCAGGCGCTGCTCAGGATGGTCGAAGGCGCCGTGATAAACGTTCCACCTCAGGGTGGGCGGAAACACCCCTCCCAGGAGTATATCAAGCTCGATACCAAGAACATTTTGTTCGTTTGCGGCGGCGCTTTTTCTGATCTGGAAGAAGTGGTCGCTCGCCGCGTGGAAGGTCCAAGCCGCATGGGCTTTGGAGCCAGCGGCAAGAAGCGGCTTGACCCCGAACAACAAAAAGCCGATCTGTTACGCAAAGTTATCGCTGACGACCTGATGAAATATGGCTTGATCCCTGAATTCGTTGGACGATTGCCGGTGAACGTCAGCGTCGACCCATTGGACAAGGATGCCCTTGTCTTGATCCTTACGGAACCGAGACACGCGCTGGTAAAACAGTATCAACGGCTTTTCAGCCTCGACGAGGTGGAATTGATCTTCACTCCTGATGCCCTGGAGGCGGTGGCTGAAGAGGCCATCAAACTGAAGACCGGTGCCCGGGGCTTACGTACCATCCTGGAGTCCGTGCTACTTGAAGTGATGTACGAGATTCCCTCTTGCCCTGAGGTAATAAAGTGTGTCATCAACGCCGATACCATCATGCAGCGCAGCCAGCCGGTGCTTCTGGCGGAAGGTGATCGGGCGATAGTTTGGGGCCAGGCATTGCAAGATACAGGGTGA